In Stigmatopora nigra isolate UIUO_SnigA chromosome 2, RoL_Snig_1.1, whole genome shotgun sequence, a single window of DNA contains:
- the ndrg4 gene encoding protein NDRG4 isoform X5: MAGMKEQQFPEEKPLLPEPRGIDSDMENCEQLMPVGNWKEHDVETPYGMLHVIIRGAPKGNKPAILTYHDVGLNHKLCFNSFFNNEDMQEITKHFVVCHVDAPGQQIGASQLPQGYQYPTMDQLASMLSTVVQHFGFKSIVGIGVGAGSYILAKFALIFPDLVEGLVLLNIDPNGKGWIDWAATKLSGLTSALPDTVLPHLFSQEELMNNTDLVQSYRQQINNTINQFNLQLFWNMYNSRRDLEMNRSGTALNAKTLKCPVMLVVGDNAPAEEGVVECNSKLDPTNTTFLKMADSGGLPQLTQPGKLTEAFKYFLQGMGYIAYVKDRRLSGGPVPSASMTRLARSRTASLTSASSIEGSRSRACTHSDSTEGVGAVTHTMEVSC; encoded by the exons ATGGCGGGGATGAAGGAACAACAGTTCCCTGAGGAAAAGCCACTGCTCCCAGAACCAAGAGGAATCGATTCAGATATG GAGAACTGTGAACAGCTGATGCCAGTTGGCAATTGGAAG GAACATGATGTTGAGACCCCCTATGGGATGCTCCATGTGATTATCCGCGGGGCACCCAAAGGAAACAAGCCCGCTATCCTCACCTATCACGATGTGGGACTTAACC ACAAGCTGTGCTTCAACTCTTTCTTCAATAATGAGGATATGCAAGAGATCACCAAGCACTTTGTGGTTTGCCATGTCGATGCTCCAGGACAGCAGATTGGAGCGTCACAATTGCCACAAGG GTACCAGTATCCTACAATGGACCAGTTGGCGAGCATGTTGTCAACTGTGGTGCAACATTTTGG ATTCAAGAGCATCGTTGGTATTGGAGTTGGGGCTGGATCATATATATTGGCTAAGTTTGCT CTGATCTTTCCTGACCTTGTGGAGGGTTTGGTTCTGCTAAACATTGACCCCAATGGTAAAGGGTGGATTGACTGGGCTGCCACAAAG CTGTCGGGGCTGACAAGTGCACTGCCAGATACTGTACTGCCACATCTTTTCAGTCAG GAGGAGCTGATGAACAATACAGATCTGGTGCAGAGTTACCGGCAACAGATTAACAACACCATTAACCAGTTCAATTTGCAGCTGTTCTGGAACATGTACAACAG TCGGAGAGACTTGGAGATGAACCGAAGCGGAACAGCGCTTAATGCCAAAACTCTGAA GTGTCCAGTAATGTTGGTTGTGGGAGACAATGCCCCTGCTGAGGAAGGAGTG GTGGAGTGCAACTCGAAACTCGACCCAACCAACACCACTTTCTTAAAG atGGCAGACTCTGGTGGACTACCCCAGCTTACACAG CCTGGAAAGCTTACTGAAGCATTCAAATACTTCCTTCAAGGAATGGGCTATA TTGCTTATGTGAAGGATCGGAGGTTGAGTGGAGGGCCAG TGCCTTCTGCTAGTATGACTCGCCTGGCTCGCTCGAGGACTGCCTCCCTGACAAGCGCCAGCTCTATTGAGGGGTCACGTTCTCGTGCCTGCACCCACTCTGACAGCACCGAGGGAGTTGGTGCAGTCACTCACACAATGGAAGTTTCTTGTTGA
- the LOC144193295 gene encoding olfactomedin-4-like, with protein MKRYNVLLLLSSLFHITQQLNQQDRCMCELTNKEKVFPHEILNSVTHEASKCSFKVNPQKSVEIEALHFGLDFRLPQLLQDLSILEKEDDGELYGAVSLQVIENELIEIKNIIERLNKTTQGHQHITEESATQLLHLRDELHELEEYDTLQVEKKRKENLRLKRDLDECKNSNDFNVQPTRQPDGVCPHGKFVNITGPRFYSTGEVPSNHKYGGWGRDPKPASGKKNWYWRVILTVNNIYANNINFYSSLSALTVGAKTPDNALIHAANPTTNTIQGPNVVFYCDALYYNCYNSDRVCRFNITSKAISDLQLPKGTRYNSKGNFCRLDQCYIYTDIDLATDESGVWVIYSTVQNFGNLVLSKIEEGDPPMFGQTWHTSVNKQVVTNTFMACGILYATRYVDKEIEEIFYSFDTLTEVEKFNLGIFINKMCPNINFLNYSPVDKMLHIHCDSYMVSYEVLFE; from the exons ATGAAGCGTTATAATGTCCTTCTACTACTCTCTTCTTTGTTCCACATCACACAGcag TTGAATCAACAAGATCGCTGTATGTGTGAGCTGACTAACAAGGAAAAGGTATTCCCTCATGAAATACTCAACTCAGTGACTCATGAGGCATCAAAATGCTCTTTCAAAGTCAACCCTCAAAAG TCTGTGGAAATCGAAGCTCTACACTTTGGTTTGGATTTCCGTCTGCCTCAACTACTACAAGATCTTTCAATACTTGAGAAGGAGGATGATGGTGAGTTATATGGAGCCGTCAGCCTCCAGGTGATAGAGAATGAACTGATTGAgataaaaaatatcattgagAGGCTGAACAAAACCACTCAAGGACACCAACACATTACTGAAGAATCTGCGACACAG cTGTTGCATCTGCGAGATGAGCTGCATGAGTTGGAGGAATATGATACCTTACAGGTAGAAAAGAAACGAAAAGAAAACTTGCGGTTGAAGAGAGATTTGGATGAGTGCAAGAATAGCAATGACTTCAATGTACAGCCAACACGTCAACCAGACG GTGTCTGTCCCCATGGCAAATTTGTGAACATTACAGGGCCTAGATTTTACTCAACAGGAGAAGTCCCAAGTAACCACAAGTATGGTGGTTGGGGCCGTGACCCCAAACCTGCATCGGGGAAAAAGAACTGGTATTGGCGAGTCATTCTCACTGTAAACAATATATATGCCAACAATATCAACTTCTACTCCAGCCTCAGTGCTTTGACTGTGGGAGCAAAGACACCAG ATAATGCTTTAATCCATGCTGCCAATCCAACCACCAACACCATTCAGGgaccaaatgttgttttttattgtgatgCCTTGTACTACAATTGTTATAACAGTGATCGCGTTTGTCGGTTTAACATAACATCCAAAGCCATTTCAGACCTACAGTTACCCAAAGGCACCag GTATAACTCAAAGGGAAATTTCTGCCGTTTAGATCAATGCTACATATATACTGACATTGACCTTGCAACGGATGAGTCAGGTGTGTGGGTCATCTATTCTACCGTCCAAAACTTCGGCAATCTGGTGTTGTCTAAAATAGAAGAAGGAGATCCACCGATGTTTGGCCAAACTTGGCACACCTCAGTCAATAAGCAAGTAGTCACCAACACCTTCATGGCCTGCGGCATCCTCTACGCTACACGTTATGTAGATAAGGAGATAGAAGAGATCTTCTATTCATTTGACACCTTAACTGAAGTTGAGAAGTTCAACCTTGGCATTTTCATCAATAAGATGTGCCCTAACATTAACTTTCTGAATTACAGCCCTGTCGACAAAATGTTACACATCCACTGTGACAGCTACATGGTGTCTTATGAGGTTTTGTTTGAATGA
- the LOC144184238 gene encoding olfactomedin-like, whose protein sequence is MLSYTISAVNMLILLLLLASTGNCQVQHVLGHIKNGSCACEVNTTMWLFPAETYEATLLQIESCEDSLRRLQKQVHLSKQRLPQIYAVVDNITRRLEPYQYLHYRGVYSALSLRQLGEELSKLETNINTLSLQQTNDETTKLSKEVHKLRRDVEIMHRANTGNMKSVKEKLRYLKNSVESCLSIPRDFTGQQMFCLKGLITNISAPVTTKISPYGKNYISGSWGQETIMDSAGVENRFWIQALIHGHTSGNSLRVYQSYADFMASANHKDFIIAPTHTHPNSVEGPSAVLYGEALYYHCYSSADICRYDLDNKAVTRVTLPGMGKDYRKFPYCYFDCRASSDVDVEVDETGLWAIYATVGSHGNIVVSKLSWDDDAETLNVTGTWETRLFKKSVTNAFMVCGVLYATRFLDDYNEEVFFAFDTTTGKEDNTLGVRLEKIGKEVASLSYNPVNRNLYMFNDGYLLAYKAHF, encoded by the exons ATGCTTTCTTACACCATTTCAGCAGTCAACATGCTGATTTTGTTGCTTCTACTGGCATCCACT GGCAACTGCCAGGTACAGCATGTTTTGGGTCACATAAAAAATGGTTCATGCGCATGTGAAGTGAACACCACCATGTGGTTGTTCCCTGCTGAAACGTATGAAGCCACACTTCTACAAATTGAATCCTGTGAGGATTCCCTCAGAAGGCTACAAAAACAG GTGCACCTTTCAAAGCAGCGTCTTCCTCAGATCTATGCAGTGGTTGACAATATAACAAGGCGACTTGAGCCTTACCAGTACCTACATTATAGGGGTGTATATTCTGCCTTATCTCTTCGTCAGTTAGGTGAAGAGCTCAGCAAGCTGGAGACAAACATTAATACTTTGTCTTTACAACAGACCAATGATGAAACAACAAAACTCTCAAAAGAG GTCCACAAACTACGACGTGATGTTGAAATAATGCATCGAGCGAACACAGGCAACATGAAAAGTGTAAAAGAGAAACTCCGCTATCTGAAAAACAGCGTTGAGTCTTGCCTGTCAATCCCCAGAGACTTCACAG GTCAACAAATGTTTTGCCTGAAGGGTCTAATCACCAACATCAGTGCACCGGTCACAACAAAAATCAGTCCATATGGTAAAAACTATATTTCTGGTTCATGGGGGCAAGAAACCATAATGGACAGTGCAGGAGTAGAAAACAGGTTCTGGATTCAGGCTTTGATCCACGGCCACACCTCAGGAAATAGCCTAAGAGTTTATCAATCGTATGCAGATTTTATGGCTTCAGCAAACCATAAAGATTTCATTATAGCTCCAACCCACACCCATCCTAACTCTGTAGAAGGTCCTAGTGCTGTCCTGTATGGAGAGGCTCTGTACTATCACTGCTACAGTTCTGCAGATATTTGTCGCTATGATCTGGACAATAAGGCTGTCACAAGAGTCACGCTTCCTGGAATGGGAAAAGATTACAGAAAGTTTCCGTATTGTTATTTTGACTGCCGGGCCAGTAGTGATGTGGACGTGGAGGTCGATGAGACAGGGCTGTGGGCAATTTATGCCACAGTTGGTAGCCATGGTAATATAGTGGTGAGCAAGTTATCTTGGGATGATGACGCTGAAACGCTTAATGTTACAGGGACGTGGGAAACAAGGCTGTTCAAGAAGTCAGTAACCAATGCTTTCATGGTTTGTGGTGTGTTGTATGCAACTCGCTTTTTAGATGATTACAATGAAGAAGTGTTCTTTGCATTTGATACAACAACAGGCAAAGAGGACAATACACTTGGGGTGCGGCTGGAGAAAATTGGAAAAGAAGTTGCAAGTTTGAGTTACAATCCAGTCAACAGGAATCTATATATGTTCAATGATGGATATCTTCTAGCGTACAAAGCCCACTTCTAA
- the ndrg4 gene encoding protein NDRG4 isoform X1: MAGMKEQQFPEEKPLLPEPRGIDSDMQEKGDEASGGQPCPSSPKALNNPPSHSRSTHRWHVIARHWLRQTRQKTSGTLPENCEQLMPVGNWKEHDVETPYGMLHVIIRGAPKGNKPAILTYHDVGLNHKLCFNSFFNNEDMQEITKHFVVCHVDAPGQQIGASQLPQGYQYPTMDQLASMLSTVVQHFGFKSIVGIGVGAGSYILAKFALIFPDLVEGLVLLNIDPNGKGWIDWAATKLSGLTSALPDTVLPHLFSQEELMNNTDLVQSYRQQINNTINQFNLQLFWNMYNSRRDLEMNRSGTALNAKTLKCPVMLVVGDNAPAEEGVVECNSKLDPTNTTFLKMADSGGLPQLTQPGKLTEAFKYFLQGMGYIAYVKDRRLSGGPVPSASMTRLARSRTASLTSASSIEGSRSRACTHSDSTEGVGAVTHTMEVSC, translated from the exons ATGGCGGGGATGAAGGAACAACAGTTCCCTGAGGAAAAGCCACTGCTCCCAGAACCAAGAGGAATCGATTCAGATATG CAGGAGAAAGGAGATGAGGCATCAGGAGGGCAACCTTGCCCTTCCAGCCCTAAAGCCCTCAACAATCCTCCTTCCCATAGTCGTTCCACTCATCGTTGGCATGTCATCGCACGACACTGGCTTCGTCAGACCCGTCAGAAGACAAGTGGGACCCTTCCG GAGAACTGTGAACAGCTGATGCCAGTTGGCAATTGGAAG GAACATGATGTTGAGACCCCCTATGGGATGCTCCATGTGATTATCCGCGGGGCACCCAAAGGAAACAAGCCCGCTATCCTCACCTATCACGATGTGGGACTTAACC ACAAGCTGTGCTTCAACTCTTTCTTCAATAATGAGGATATGCAAGAGATCACCAAGCACTTTGTGGTTTGCCATGTCGATGCTCCAGGACAGCAGATTGGAGCGTCACAATTGCCACAAGG GTACCAGTATCCTACAATGGACCAGTTGGCGAGCATGTTGTCAACTGTGGTGCAACATTTTGG ATTCAAGAGCATCGTTGGTATTGGAGTTGGGGCTGGATCATATATATTGGCTAAGTTTGCT CTGATCTTTCCTGACCTTGTGGAGGGTTTGGTTCTGCTAAACATTGACCCCAATGGTAAAGGGTGGATTGACTGGGCTGCCACAAAG CTGTCGGGGCTGACAAGTGCACTGCCAGATACTGTACTGCCACATCTTTTCAGTCAG GAGGAGCTGATGAACAATACAGATCTGGTGCAGAGTTACCGGCAACAGATTAACAACACCATTAACCAGTTCAATTTGCAGCTGTTCTGGAACATGTACAACAG TCGGAGAGACTTGGAGATGAACCGAAGCGGAACAGCGCTTAATGCCAAAACTCTGAA GTGTCCAGTAATGTTGGTTGTGGGAGACAATGCCCCTGCTGAGGAAGGAGTG GTGGAGTGCAACTCGAAACTCGACCCAACCAACACCACTTTCTTAAAG atGGCAGACTCTGGTGGACTACCCCAGCTTACACAG CCTGGAAAGCTTACTGAAGCATTCAAATACTTCCTTCAAGGAATGGGCTATA TTGCTTATGTGAAGGATCGGAGGTTGAGTGGAGGGCCAG TGCCTTCTGCTAGTATGACTCGCCTGGCTCGCTCGAGGACTGCCTCCCTGACAAGCGCCAGCTCTATTGAGGGGTCACGTTCTCGTGCCTGCACCCACTCTGACAGCACCGAGGGAGTTGGTGCAGTCACTCACACAATGGAAGTTTCTTGTTGA
- the ndrg4 gene encoding protein NDRG4 isoform X3 has protein sequence MAGMKEQQFPEEKPLLPEPRGIDSDMQEKGDEASGGQPCPSSPKALNNPPSHSRSTHRWHVIARHWLRQTRQKTSGTLPENCEQLMPVGNWKEHDVETPYGMLHVIIRGAPKGNKPAILTYHDVGLNHKLCFNSFFNNEDMQEITKHFVVCHVDAPGQQIGASQLPQGYQYPTMDQLASMLSTVVQHFGFKSIVGIGVGAGSYILAKFALIFPDLVEGLVLLNIDPNGKGWIDWAATKLSGLTSALPDTVLPHLFSQEELMNNTDLVQSYRQQINNTINQFNLQLFWNMYNSRRDLEMNRSGTALNAKTLKCPVMLVVGDNAPAEEGVVECNSKLDPTNTTFLKMADSGGLPQLTQPGKLTEAFKYFLQGMGYMPSASMTRLARSRTASLTSASSIEGSRSRACTHSDSTEGVGAVTHTMEVSC, from the exons ATGGCGGGGATGAAGGAACAACAGTTCCCTGAGGAAAAGCCACTGCTCCCAGAACCAAGAGGAATCGATTCAGATATG CAGGAGAAAGGAGATGAGGCATCAGGAGGGCAACCTTGCCCTTCCAGCCCTAAAGCCCTCAACAATCCTCCTTCCCATAGTCGTTCCACTCATCGTTGGCATGTCATCGCACGACACTGGCTTCGTCAGACCCGTCAGAAGACAAGTGGGACCCTTCCG GAGAACTGTGAACAGCTGATGCCAGTTGGCAATTGGAAG GAACATGATGTTGAGACCCCCTATGGGATGCTCCATGTGATTATCCGCGGGGCACCCAAAGGAAACAAGCCCGCTATCCTCACCTATCACGATGTGGGACTTAACC ACAAGCTGTGCTTCAACTCTTTCTTCAATAATGAGGATATGCAAGAGATCACCAAGCACTTTGTGGTTTGCCATGTCGATGCTCCAGGACAGCAGATTGGAGCGTCACAATTGCCACAAGG GTACCAGTATCCTACAATGGACCAGTTGGCGAGCATGTTGTCAACTGTGGTGCAACATTTTGG ATTCAAGAGCATCGTTGGTATTGGAGTTGGGGCTGGATCATATATATTGGCTAAGTTTGCT CTGATCTTTCCTGACCTTGTGGAGGGTTTGGTTCTGCTAAACATTGACCCCAATGGTAAAGGGTGGATTGACTGGGCTGCCACAAAG CTGTCGGGGCTGACAAGTGCACTGCCAGATACTGTACTGCCACATCTTTTCAGTCAG GAGGAGCTGATGAACAATACAGATCTGGTGCAGAGTTACCGGCAACAGATTAACAACACCATTAACCAGTTCAATTTGCAGCTGTTCTGGAACATGTACAACAG TCGGAGAGACTTGGAGATGAACCGAAGCGGAACAGCGCTTAATGCCAAAACTCTGAA GTGTCCAGTAATGTTGGTTGTGGGAGACAATGCCCCTGCTGAGGAAGGAGTG GTGGAGTGCAACTCGAAACTCGACCCAACCAACACCACTTTCTTAAAG atGGCAGACTCTGGTGGACTACCCCAGCTTACACAG CCTGGAAAGCTTACTGAAGCATTCAAATACTTCCTTCAAGGAATGGGCTATA TGCCTTCTGCTAGTATGACTCGCCTGGCTCGCTCGAGGACTGCCTCCCTGACAAGCGCCAGCTCTATTGAGGGGTCACGTTCTCGTGCCTGCACCCACTCTGACAGCACCGAGGGAGTTGGTGCAGTCACTCACACAATGGAAGTTTCTTGTTGA
- the ndrg4 gene encoding protein NDRG4 isoform X2, translating to MPECWDGEHDVETPYGMLHVIIRGAPKGNKPAILTYHDVGLNHKLCFNSFFNNEDMQEITKHFVVCHVDAPGQQIGASQLPQGYQYPTMDQLASMLSTVVQHFGFKSIVGIGVGAGSYILAKFALIFPDLVEGLVLLNIDPNGKGWIDWAATKLSGLTSALPDTVLPHLFSQEELMNNTDLVQSYRQQINNTINQFNLQLFWNMYNSRRDLEMNRSGTALNAKTLKCPVMLVVGDNAPAEEGVVECNSKLDPTNTTFLKMADSGGLPQLTQPGKLTEAFKYFLQGMGYIAYVKDRRLSGGPVPSASMTRLARSRTASLTSASSIEGSRSRACTHSDSTEGVGAVTHTMEVSC from the exons ATGCCTGAATGCTGGGATGGG GAACATGATGTTGAGACCCCCTATGGGATGCTCCATGTGATTATCCGCGGGGCACCCAAAGGAAACAAGCCCGCTATCCTCACCTATCACGATGTGGGACTTAACC ACAAGCTGTGCTTCAACTCTTTCTTCAATAATGAGGATATGCAAGAGATCACCAAGCACTTTGTGGTTTGCCATGTCGATGCTCCAGGACAGCAGATTGGAGCGTCACAATTGCCACAAGG GTACCAGTATCCTACAATGGACCAGTTGGCGAGCATGTTGTCAACTGTGGTGCAACATTTTGG ATTCAAGAGCATCGTTGGTATTGGAGTTGGGGCTGGATCATATATATTGGCTAAGTTTGCT CTGATCTTTCCTGACCTTGTGGAGGGTTTGGTTCTGCTAAACATTGACCCCAATGGTAAAGGGTGGATTGACTGGGCTGCCACAAAG CTGTCGGGGCTGACAAGTGCACTGCCAGATACTGTACTGCCACATCTTTTCAGTCAG GAGGAGCTGATGAACAATACAGATCTGGTGCAGAGTTACCGGCAACAGATTAACAACACCATTAACCAGTTCAATTTGCAGCTGTTCTGGAACATGTACAACAG TCGGAGAGACTTGGAGATGAACCGAAGCGGAACAGCGCTTAATGCCAAAACTCTGAA GTGTCCAGTAATGTTGGTTGTGGGAGACAATGCCCCTGCTGAGGAAGGAGTG GTGGAGTGCAACTCGAAACTCGACCCAACCAACACCACTTTCTTAAAG atGGCAGACTCTGGTGGACTACCCCAGCTTACACAG CCTGGAAAGCTTACTGAAGCATTCAAATACTTCCTTCAAGGAATGGGCTATA TTGCTTATGTGAAGGATCGGAGGTTGAGTGGAGGGCCAG TGCCTTCTGCTAGTATGACTCGCCTGGCTCGCTCGAGGACTGCCTCCCTGACAAGCGCCAGCTCTATTGAGGGGTCACGTTCTCGTGCCTGCACCCACTCTGACAGCACCGAGGGAGTTGGTGCAGTCACTCACACAATGGAAGTTTCTTGTTGA
- the ndrg4 gene encoding protein NDRG4 isoform X4: MPECWDGEHDVETPYGMLHVIIRGAPKGNKPAILTYHDVGLNHKLCFNSFFNNEDMQEITKHFVVCHVDAPGQQIGASQLPQGYQYPTMDQLASMLSTVVQHFGFKSIVGIGVGAGSYILAKFALIFPDLVEGLVLLNIDPNGKGWIDWAATKLSGLTSALPDTVLPHLFSQEELMNNTDLVQSYRQQINNTINQFNLQLFWNMYNSRRDLEMNRSGTALNAKTLKCPVMLVVGDNAPAEEGVVECNSKLDPTNTTFLKMADSGGLPQLTQPGKLTEAFKYFLQGMGYMPSASMTRLARSRTASLTSASSIEGSRSRACTHSDSTEGVGAVTHTMEVSC; encoded by the exons ATGCCTGAATGCTGGGATGGG GAACATGATGTTGAGACCCCCTATGGGATGCTCCATGTGATTATCCGCGGGGCACCCAAAGGAAACAAGCCCGCTATCCTCACCTATCACGATGTGGGACTTAACC ACAAGCTGTGCTTCAACTCTTTCTTCAATAATGAGGATATGCAAGAGATCACCAAGCACTTTGTGGTTTGCCATGTCGATGCTCCAGGACAGCAGATTGGAGCGTCACAATTGCCACAAGG GTACCAGTATCCTACAATGGACCAGTTGGCGAGCATGTTGTCAACTGTGGTGCAACATTTTGG ATTCAAGAGCATCGTTGGTATTGGAGTTGGGGCTGGATCATATATATTGGCTAAGTTTGCT CTGATCTTTCCTGACCTTGTGGAGGGTTTGGTTCTGCTAAACATTGACCCCAATGGTAAAGGGTGGATTGACTGGGCTGCCACAAAG CTGTCGGGGCTGACAAGTGCACTGCCAGATACTGTACTGCCACATCTTTTCAGTCAG GAGGAGCTGATGAACAATACAGATCTGGTGCAGAGTTACCGGCAACAGATTAACAACACCATTAACCAGTTCAATTTGCAGCTGTTCTGGAACATGTACAACAG TCGGAGAGACTTGGAGATGAACCGAAGCGGAACAGCGCTTAATGCCAAAACTCTGAA GTGTCCAGTAATGTTGGTTGTGGGAGACAATGCCCCTGCTGAGGAAGGAGTG GTGGAGTGCAACTCGAAACTCGACCCAACCAACACCACTTTCTTAAAG atGGCAGACTCTGGTGGACTACCCCAGCTTACACAG CCTGGAAAGCTTACTGAAGCATTCAAATACTTCCTTCAAGGAATGGGCTATA TGCCTTCTGCTAGTATGACTCGCCTGGCTCGCTCGAGGACTGCCTCCCTGACAAGCGCCAGCTCTATTGAGGGGTCACGTTCTCGTGCCTGCACCCACTCTGACAGCACCGAGGGAGTTGGTGCAGTCACTCACACAATGGAAGTTTCTTGTTGA